AAGTGAGGATAAAGCAACAAAGAACCCCTACCCTTTTGGGgacttcactttttattttgtttttgagacagggtctcaccctgtcacccaggcttgagtgcagtggcttgatcatagctcactgcagcctccaactcctgggctcaagtgatcctcctgcctcagtctcctgagtagctgggactacacacccacaccactatgcctggctaattttttttttttttttgtagagatggggtttcactgtgttgcccaggctggtcttgaactcctgggttcaaaagatccatccatctcagcctctcacagtgctaggattataggcatgacccatgGCACCAGGCCGAGCTTCACTTTTACCAGGAATGGGGATGATGAAGGCTGGGAGTGTCCCAGTCTGGTGGAGCTCAGGCCCCTTAGCCTTTCTTCTGATGGAGCCACAACTGCCCGGGCCCGCCTCTCCCACCCACTCACAAGCAGGGCTCACAGAGCCTCTGATTAGAAGACCTCTTCAAGGCCACGCTGCAGGGAAGGCAAGCAGAAAGAGTATCCACTGTTCCAATCTGATTTTATTGAAaaggaaacatacaaaaatcatgtacaaaaaaaattaaccaaacatGTACAGAAAATTCATTCCGGTATCTACAGCAGCGCATATACAGTATCTTACAGGCTGggccatccctccccactcccagacTCCTCCCTCTTCCGAGATTTCCCCCCCTCCCTGACTCCCCGTCTTCCCCCCAGCGCTTGGCCCTGGGGACTAAGGCTGGGGCGGCTTCAGCCAAAATCTCCCACCCCCCAAATGAATGCCAGTGGTCACACGTGCTCTCTCTAAACCTATGCAATGGGATTGATGGGGCGGGGGGCGGTCGTGGGCAGAGCACAGGATTCACAGTCTGGGCCCCTCCTGGCCACCCCCGCATGAAGGTGAGGCAGGCACACCCACCACCCGCCGGCTGGCTCAGGGAAGATGGTTGGGCACCTGGCTGGAGCAACCGGCAGACGCGCCCCACTCTCTGGCTCCAGGAGGCTAGTGGTCACGTTTGGCTCATTTGCTCTTCACGGGCCCCCTCCCAGGAGGAGGGGGGGAAGCACCAGGGGCCTGAGGCCAGGCCCAGAGTGAAGGAGCACCGAGAGGAGAGCCCCCCCTCAGTGTCACCCCTGCAGCTGGAACGGACACCAGTACAACAGCCTTTCCTGAGATGGTGGTGGGCGGCAGAGGCGGGCGGCTCAGTCCCCACCCCCTTGGTCACCGCCGCCTTCCGATGCTGAGTCCATCAGCCCTCCCTCCCCTGGCTTCTTGGCCAGGGACCCAGGAGTCCGCATCTCTGTCAGTGaaccccaggctgggctggggctggagtggcTGCCCCGGCCTGCCCCCGGGATAGGCAGGGCTGGGAGTCCAGTATGCTACATGGTGCAGAGAAAGTCCCCCGCGCTGGCCAGGGTgtcaggaggtgggaggggccTGCCCCCCGAGTCCCTGACGTCCACCGGGCGGGTGCAGGCACCTAATTGGGCTCCATTTCGGGGGCTCTGTGGCCCCTGGGTAAGGGCAGGAGTCCCATGATGAGATTGTACAGGACCCTCCAGGGCGAGGGGCGGTGTCGCTGCTGCTCCTCTTGTCTCTGGGGAAGAGAGACCCGGCAGTTAGCAGGGGACTGAGTATGGTGAGGGGAGAGGGGATGGTCAGCTCCAGCAGTGAGGCGACCGTCTCGCCCACCCCTATTCCGGCTCCTCCCCACACCTGGGCTAACGTCCATGTCTTGGAGGTCACATCCTCATCCAGGACCtgagaccaggaggcagaggacaaACACGGAATGTCTTCAGCAGAGAGCTAGGCACCCAGCGAGTGTGTGGCACATGTTAGCTGCGGCCGCCCCAGCCCTGCTGTACACTTAGGAAAGATCCCACAAGGGGCTGAAGGATGGACTGCAACCTATCCTACCCCTCCCTGCAGGGCCGGCAAGATGAGGAGAAAGGAGCAGGGTGCCCACAGTCTTGGCAGTTCTAGAACACTCTGTGGAAGGAGGAGAACTGGGAAGAGTTCACCCCCCATTGCAAAGGCTTCAAAAGAAGCACCTCTAGGCAATGCTGAGTGAAACCCCTGCCTTCTCTCCAGTGGCAGGGTGAAAACAAGGTGGTCTTTAGGGACCTCTCAGCTCCAACATGCTAGGAAGTGGGAAGGCAGGAGGCTAAGTCCTAGGAAAGGCTCCCGACTGGTAAAAATTAAAGGCAATACTAAAAAGTGTACAGAGGCCCAGTGCGgtgacttatacctgtaatcccagcactttcagaggccaaggtgggagatcacctaaggccaggagtttgagaccagcatggccaacatagtggaaccccgtctctattaaaaatacaggccggggccgggcgcggtggcttaagcctgtaatcccagcactttgggaggccgaggcgggtggatcacgaggtcaggagatcaagactatcctggctaacatggtgaaaccccatttctactaaaaatacaaaatactagccgggcgtggtggcgggctcctgtagtcccagctacttgggaggctgaggcgggagaatggcgtgaacccgggaggcggagcttgcagtgagccgagatcacgccactgcactccagcctgggagacacagcgagactccgtctcaaaaaaaaaaaaatacaggccgggtgcggtggctcatgcctgtaattgcagcactttgggaggctgaggcgggcagatcacgaggtcaggaaattgagaccatcctggctaacacagtgaaaccccgtctctactaaaaatacaaaaaaattagccaggcgtggtggcgggcgcctgtagtcccagctactcgggagactgaggcaggagaatggcgtgaacccaggaggcggagcttgcagtgagccaagatcgcgccactgcactccagcctaggtgacatagcgagactacgtctcaaaaaaaaaaaaaaaaaatggctgggcaaggtggctcatgtctgtaatcccagcactttgggaggccaaggcaggtggatcacctgaggtcaggagttcaagaccagcctggccaacatggggaaaccccatctccactaaaacaacaaaaactagccgggcatggtggcatgcacctgtagtcccagttacttgggaggccaaggcaggagaatcgcttgaatccgggaggcggaggttgcagtgagctgagattgcaccactgcactccagcctgggcgacagagcaagactatctcaaaaaacaaaacaaaaaagcgtACAGAGAGCTGCAGTTCTCTGCCACTCCCTGTAGCTCCACAGGCAGGCTCTATGCTAAGTGGGCACCACCTAACCTCCTCCCCTTCAGGTGCTGGGGAAGGAGAAACTCACTTTACAGAAGGTTAAATGatcctcatcttcctcctgttACCTGGCAGTGAGTCGCCTGGTACCAGCCCAGTCTCCTCAACACTCCCTAGCAACTCTTGGGGCCAGGAGATGGTGGCAAAGGGGGCACATCGGATTGGCGTAAGTTATAAAACCCACCACTGTCAAACTGCTGTGGGTGCCACCTGGTGAACAAGCTAGCAATCACCTAGTAAGGTGGATGGTGGGCAGACCACCCAGGTACCTACTCTAGAAACACAAGAGCACACCTGGAAACATGCATGTGTAGGAGAGgaaaaaaggcaataaataatggccaggcacagtggctcacacctgtaatcccagcactttgtgaggccaaggtgggtggatcacctgaggtcgggagttcaagatcagcctggtcaacacagtgaaaccccatctctactaaaaatacaaaaattagccaggcatggtggagggcatctgtaacctcagctacttgggaggctgaggcaggagaatcgcctgaacccgagaggtggaggtttcaatgggcgaagctctgtctcaaaaaaaaaaaaaaaaaaaaaaaaaaaagaaagccaataaataaaatctgaaatatattttaaaataggctgAGTGAGGTAGCTCaggcccataattccagcactttgggaggctgaggcaggaggatcacttgaggccaggagtttgagaccagcctgggtaacacagaaaGACCtgatctctataaaaataaaaataaaataaaaattagccaggcatggtggacctgcctgtggtcccagctagttgggaggccgagacgggaggatcccttaaacccaggagttggaggctgcagggagctgtgattgaaccactgcactccagcctgggagacagagtgagaccctgtctctaaacataaaataaaaatacatatctatccatcaatgagaaaatgaataaggATACTATGTTTATCCAACAGAATACTATGTAGCAgtgaaaatggcttttttttttttttttttttttttgagacagagtctcattctgtccttcaagatggagtgcagtggcttgatctcctgatctcggctcactgcaacctccacaccgccacctcctgggttcaagagattctcctgccttagtctcccaagtagctgggattactggtgtgccaccatgctcagctaatttttcttttctttttttttttgagacggatttttgctcttgttgcccaggctggagtgcaatggcgctatctcggttcACGGTAACCCCCGCCTCCCaatttcaagcaattatcctgcctcagcctcccgagtagctgagattataggcctgcaccaccacacccagctaattttgtatttttagtagagacggggtttcttcatgttggtcaggctcccctcaaactcccgacctcaggtgatccgccctcctcaacctcccaaagtgctgggattacaggtgtgagccaccgtgcccgggcttcatttttgtattgttagtagagacaaggtttcaccatgttggtgagactggtctcgaactcccaacctcaagtgatccgcttgcctccgcctcccaaagggctgggattacaggagtggccCACTGCATCCGGCCGAAAATGGCtgtatttgttgtttctttcttgcgATGGTCTTGttctgcccccaggctggagttaagtggcccttcatggctcactgcagcctggacttccctggctcaagggaccctttcaccccagcctcccgagtagctgggactgcaggctggcaccaccacacccggctaatttttatattttttgtagcaataggggtctcattatgtggcccagactggtctagaactcctggggtAAAGTGTCCTTCcaactccgcctcccaaagtgctgggattacaggcgtgagccaccgagcctggctgaACATATGGTGAATCTGAAGCCTAATATTAAGGGAAAAACGAATTCTGGGGAGGAACAAAAACTATGTCATGTAGGCTAAGCTAAGACTGCCCCATGATCCTAAGCCCTGGTTCTGGCCTGGTAAATATGGAGTAAAGGCAACACCTGCAGGGGTTGAGACAGGCCAACTTGAGAGATTTCCTTTGGAtgcagggagggggaagggatggggAGAGTGAGGAGCTTCACCACATGCGTTTCTgcggttttgtttggtttgttaaTAAGCAATGCGGGTGTAATGTTCAGACTGAACAGAGCTGGCTAGTGGGCGCACGATGTTTGTGATTTCCCATTCTCTGCTGTGGGCTtcgaatatgttttaaaaaatcggggccgtgccaggggctgggggcggggcctcCCGCGGGGCGGGGCTCCGAGCCCTCCCCTGCAGTCCTCAGCCCGCCCCGGCTGTCCCCGGCACGCCCCGGCGCCCGGGAAGCTGTGTGGCGCTGCGGGCCGCGCGAGAGGGACGGCAGGGGGCGGGCGCGGCGCGGCTGCTGACTCACCAGCTATAAATAGCCCGGGATATATGAGCCGCGCCGCCCAGCGCCGCCCTCAGTCCCCGCGGCCGCGGGCCACGGGCGCGCCGCTAGTCTCCGCGGCGGCCTAGTCCccggccctggccctggccctgggccGGGCTCTGGCTCCCGCTATGTTAGCCGCGGCGCGGAGTCCCTGGGCGGCTCTGCGGGCGCGCGATACCCCCCACCCACTCACCCCCCACCTGCCTGTCCGCGGAGCGACCCAGCCGCGCAGGGCAGCAGCTGCCGCACATCTGGCGGGGGCCGCCTGCCGCCCCCTCCTCCGGCGGGAAGTCCCACCTGCCGTCTACCCCACCCCCAGCACTCACCCGCCGCTCGTATTGCGCGTTGAGGTCGTCCGCCATCCGCCGCAGCTGGGCCCCGATCTCCCGGGCCCACTGTTCCTCCTCCCCGCGGACTCCCGGGGCCGCCTGGGTGGGACCGCCCGCCAGGGCCCCCGGGGCGCTGGGCACGGGCGACTCCAGGTGCTGCTCCGCCAGCAAGAGCGAGGGCTGAGGACCTTGGAGAAGCAGAGGGGTGCGGTCAGCACCCACTACCCCTCCAGGCCTCGAAGTGTACGGGCCCACTTCCCTCTTTCCCAGCTACTGCTCCCCGACTCATTTCTAGTGATCCCTTCGCCCCGTCTTAGAGTCAATTTCTCAGCTTTTCCTCCCCAGGCACCAGAAAGCAAAAAGGACCTGGGGACGCCGCTCTGGGGTCACCTGTCTGGCCAGCTACGTCCCCACGGCCCTTGTCAGTGTGGAAGGTAGACGGCCAGACAGGTGACCCCGGGGGTGGTCAGGCTTAACGACCTCTATTTCCCAACGGGGACACATCTTGCCTGTTCCATGtgacagacagggaaactgaggcccgccCGTAGGGAGtatcccaaggtcacacagggatACAGCGACTGAACCCCACCCAGATCACAAGCCTCAGGTCTCCAGCCCTCTCGTGTCCAACCACAGGGAAGCCACACCTCCGGATGTGGCAGAGGCCTAGAGACCAGAAGGCCAGAGACTGTGGCAGCTTCAGAGCGCGGGCCTGGGGGCTGGGACGCGGGAGATGCCTTGCTGCCCCACCCCCTTCTGAGAGCCCTGGGAGGCTCCTGCCCTCCCGTCCCACCAGATCCTGGTCTGAGGGTTCCCTAAGGCCTACAaccagggcctcagtttccacatctatgACCTTGGCTTGAAATCGGTGTCCCCTTCCAGGGCTTCCAGGAACTGAGCTAGGgaagttttctctttccttgctcCCCTTGGGCTGCCGGGACACGATGGGGGATGGGAAACCAGGACTCACTTTCCCGGGCTACAGTGCCTGCTGGCAGGGATGGGGCTCCCCGGGCACCACAGGGTTAACAGCCCATCAGGCAGGGGACCTTTAACCCTTCCCTCCCCAAGACTCCCCCCTCCCCGAGGGGACTTTCCCAACACAATGgcccctccccctctccttcctccgCCGGGACTGCGGAGAGGGCCAACCCTGGCCAAAGAGATGCAAATAAAGGCAAAGGCCCCTCGACCCCTCCCCAGAGCCCAGAGTTGACAGTCCTCCCGCTCGGCCCACACTCCCTGCAACAAGAATCCTCCAGGGGGTCTAGGGGACCCAGACTGGGGGAGGGCAGCTCGGATGCAGCTGTTGCCCCAGGCCCGGAAGAGACAGTGGGCTGCAATTCGGGGACTGCAGTCAGATTCCAGGAGGGACTTCCCACTTGacctccccctccacccccagcctccGTCTTCCTGCTTCTTTCAACACAAAGACCACATTGGCCACACCCTCCCAGTGGCCCGGCCGGGCTCGCCACTTCCCCCCTACCCCGTCCTCTCCCACTTCTCCAGTTCCTCCGAGTCTCAGGTCCTCTCTCTTCCCGACTCCTATCACCCCGGGGGCGGGGCGGGCACTCACCGTCCGGGCGTGGGCCTCGGGGCCGGCTGCGGGGACCCCCAGGCCAGCGGGGGCCCCCCAGGGCGGCGGTGACGGCGGGTGGGGCGGTGGGGGCGCAGAGGTAGGCAGCGGGCAGCAgggcgggggcggcgggggcggcaGCCAGGCCGGGCTCGCAGAGGCCGCAGGACACTGCCGAGGGCACCAGGCGGCCGAGCGGGAAGGGGCGCGGGCCGTCGCGGGCCAGGCCCTCTACGGGCTCCGGGGAGCTGCCCTCCTGGCGTGCGCGGGCCATGGCGCTCCCTGGGGCCTGCGGGACACGGGAGGAGGAGCAGGTCAGCAGGGAAGTACCAGGACCCACTGTACCTCCAGTCTACCCGGGGTCAGGACCCAGATGGAGAAGAgtggaggtgtgtgtgcatgcggaGGGGGTGATGGCCCCACAGAGACACGCCCAACCAGGGGATGACACCACCGGGTCCTGGCTGGTCTGGAGAGCCTCCCCTGCATACGGTGATGGGCACACAGGAGGGACAGGGAGCACAGGATGGCTCTCACAGCAAAGGCAGGGCTCACACAGGACGGATGGAGGGGTCTAGCAGGTGTGTGTACGTGGGCTGTGACAGTCCCACAACACAAACTCACTCCACTTGGGACTCACAGCATGGGCTGGTGGGGACAACTTTCCCAACACAGCGACGGGCACACAGGGAGGGCAGCGAGGCACAGTGAGGCccccacagcacacacacaagGACTCACACGGGACTGGCCAGCTTGaccacccaccccacctcccacttGCACACAAACACTGAGATGGCCCCAGTCTCAGACATCACTACTCggtacacacaacacacacacacacatacaccccgaCCAAAGCAGGAGCATCCAGACAGACCATCACAAGCACTCTACATACTGCCCACACTGGCTGGCACAACCCAtccccacacacacatccaaactGTCAAAGTCTCACACACTGACCCACTGTTGATATGCCCAGGGGCACATGCAAACACAATGCAGCCAttgcaaacacaaacacacacacaccagctagGCACTGCCTCAGTTCCCAAACATGCccctctccccacacacacacacacacacacacacacacactcactccagAGATAAGACCGGCACACCTCTGGACTCACATATCAACACAAAACAGACACCCACGGACACACATACATCAACACCCCCAAAACACACCCACATGTCACCAACTCTCAGGACACACGTAAatcaggcacacacagacacatgccatcAGACCTCAACACACCACCAGACACGCAGGCTATGACCAGCAGACACCAACCCACCCTCCTCACGCAGCCCTCAAACACCA
The sequence above is drawn from the Macaca thibetana thibetana isolate TM-01 chromosome 19, ASM2454274v1, whole genome shotgun sequence genome and encodes:
- the BBC3 gene encoding bcl-2-binding component 3; its protein translation is MARARQEGSSPEPVEGLARDGPRPFPLGRLVPSAVSCGLCEPGLAAAPAAPALLPAAYLCAPTAPPAVTAALGGPRWPGGPRSRPRGPRPDGPQPSLLLAEQHLESPVPSAPGALAGGPTQAAPGVRGEEEQWAREIGAQLRRMADDLNAQYERRRQEEQQRHRPSPWRVLYNLIMGLLPLPRGHRAPEMEPN